The genomic region ACCAGCACTCTGGTCATCAGGGCTTCGGGCGAATTCGCCTGACGGAACGAGTTTAAGAAAATCAGGACGAGCGCGGCGCTGCCGAGAGCGAACACGATTGCCGCAATGATGGTGATTCTGCGGACGTTCATCGTTTTACAGCCTCAATGCCGGGATGGCGGTCATCGCTAATGCGGTGAGAGAGGCGCCGCCGAATATGGCGACCCCATAGGGAATTTTGGCCGTAGTGAAAGGCAACGACCTCGGCACGACGCCGACGAGTAACGGATGCAGCGTGCTGCCGACCGATTGAAACGATCGGCGTAGGCTACCCGAACGCCATGCGACGAAGAGAGCCAACAGTCCACCCGCAAACATCGTGTATAAAATGAATTGCCAAAAATAGTGATAGGACACCAGGGCGCTGCATGCGACGATCATCTTGACGTCGCCGCCGCGCAACAGCCCGAATGCGAAAAGCGGAAGGCTCGCGGCAAGGACGCCGATCATCACCAGCAGCGCGATCGCTCCGGGTATCGGCCCCTGTGCGGCGTAGAGCACGAAAGCCAGGGCTGCCAGCGAATAGCTGAGCCAATTCGAAATTCTGCCCGTGCTGAGATCGGAGATCGCCGCCGCCGCGGTAGCGACGAGCAGAATAACTGGAATGAATTGCATGATGTGCATACGAGCCGATCCCGCTAAGAACCGGCTCGTTGGTCGTTTTTCCGGATTAGACTGAGCCCGCGACGGTGGTGAACAGACCGGTAAGACGGGTACCGATCAGGGCAACTGCCGCGATGCAGACGACCGCGATGAGTGCGACGATAAGACCGTATTCGACCATGGTCGCGCCTTCATCGTCTTTGTGGAATACGGCGATTAACTGTTTCATGGAAGCTCCTTTATTCGTGGCGGTTAGCCGGTGGGGATTGGGATGTCTGTGGTCCGGCGACATGAAAACAGCAAGCAACCGCGGGCGAGAAACCGTCCGTTGAGGCTTGCACGGATAGTACTGCGATATGCTCGGATGCCGGCGTATAGGGTAAGACAGCGG from Candidatus Dormiibacterota bacterium harbors:
- a CDS encoding prepilin peptidase, whose protein sequence is MQFIPVILLVATAAAAISDLSTGRISNWLSYSLAALAFVLYAAQGPIPGAIALLVMIGVLAASLPLFAFGLLRGGDVKMIVACSALVSYHYFWQFILYTMFAGGLLALFVAWRSGSLRRSFQSVGSTLHPLLVGVVPRSLPFTTAKIPYGVAIFGGASLTALAMTAIPALRL
- a CDS encoding Flp family type IVb pilin, with the protein product MKQLIAVFHKDDEGATMVEYGLIVALIAVVCIAAVALIGTRLTGLFTTVAGSV